In Atribacteraceae bacterium, one DNA window encodes the following:
- a CDS encoding Nif3-like dinuclear metal center hexameric protein has protein sequence MEELETLVTFFDSFCPPSLAFPEDPTGIHISGSGKPIGKVLAALELNPAVFQKTLALDAGFLFLHHPPLWEPLNRLSRKDLWTNMLCELYHRGVCVLAHHTNLDCQKPGMSEQWMEGLALAGPSSPLLPRTAAPEYTVVTFTPPGALDKIRDGAFKAGGGTIGRYRECSFSTPGTGTYTPQSGALPYRGNVGQRETIPEVRLEIHVDSSRLARVVTALHNAHPYENPVIDVYPLPPATPSLTGLGRLIHLTEAIDSETLFNRAQELFSHQCRLDAPYGEIPAVLRKIALCPGSGSSLLPAVLDSDPQIYLTGDLSHHQVEKLRLNGIFSLQVPHGPGERYAFRKIFHRIREQACREQLKAELVFEDEC, from the coding sequence TCGTTACTTTTTTCGACTCTTTTTGTCCGCCGTCCCTGGCTTTTCCCGAAGATCCCACCGGTATTCATATCTCAGGTTCCGGAAAACCAATCGGGAAAGTGCTGGCTGCGTTAGAGCTGAACCCCGCGGTTTTTCAAAAAACCTTGGCGCTTGACGCCGGTTTTCTCTTCCTTCACCATCCACCGCTTTGGGAACCCCTCAACCGTCTGTCACGGAAAGATCTCTGGACCAATATGCTTTGCGAGCTGTATCATCGGGGGGTCTGTGTCCTGGCTCACCACACCAACCTGGATTGTCAGAAACCAGGCATGTCCGAGCAATGGATGGAGGGTCTTGCTCTCGCGGGTCCCTCCTCCCCCCTGTTACCCCGGACGGCCGCTCCTGAATATACGGTGGTCACCTTTACCCCTCCGGGAGCACTGGACAAAATCAGAGACGGCGCTTTCAAGGCGGGAGGGGGAACGATCGGCCGCTACCGGGAATGCAGCTTTTCCACCCCGGGGACCGGAACCTACACCCCACAAAGCGGGGCTTTGCCCTACCGGGGAAATGTTGGGCAACGGGAAACAATTCCGGAAGTCCGACTGGAGATCCACGTCGATTCTTCCCGTCTGGCACGGGTTGTGACTGCGTTACACAACGCGCACCCCTATGAAAATCCGGTCATCGACGTCTACCCTCTCCCGCCCGCCACTCCGTCCTTGACCGGGTTGGGCCGTCTGATCCACCTGACCGAGGCCATAGATTCAGAAACCCTCTTTAACCGGGCTCAGGAGCTTTTTTCCCATCAATGCCGCCTGGATGCTCCATACGGCGAGATTCCTGCCGTTCTCCGAAAAATCGCTCTGTGCCCGGGAAGCGGCAGTTCCTTACTGCCCGCGGTTTTGGATAGTGACCCCCAAATCTATCTCACCGGTGATCTTTCCCACCACCAAGTGGAAAAACTACGTCTCAACGGGATTTTCTCCCTCCAGGTGCCCCATGGCCCGGGAGAGCGGTATGCCTTCAGAAAAATCTTTCACAGAATCCGGGAACAGGCCTGCCGGGAGCAACTCAAGGCGGAACTCGTCTTCGAAGATGAATGTTAG
- a CDS encoding uroporphyrinogen decarboxylase family protein — protein MNAKERVKIALRRQVGDRVPVTASFVPEFAQLLRAKLHLPLTPVNPHGGVVHDLEEALGLDLVQFSIGIANSYYASDDDRYTCEWGIRWKQVPYETRFGTGRYTEIEQHPLADDAVIDDYRPPDPFREELYRPLAGLIRDYGRDWYVLGVTVCTIFEGAWYLRGLDRLLMDLVLNEEKAHQILDIPFHYHREAAKQMVQMGVDGIWLGDDVGTQRGMLISPELWRRYLKPRMAALCHELKTLKPDLQIAYHSDGNILPIIDELIEVGIDVLNPIQPLAMDPEDLKKRYGKRLSFWGTIDEQHTLPFGNQDDVKRETLKRLRTMAPGGGFLISPTHHVQLDTPVENFLTFLKTVREYGIYDKLGRV, from the coding sequence ATGAACGCCAAAGAAAGAGTGAAGATCGCCTTGCGCCGACAGGTAGGCGATCGGGTGCCGGTCACCGCCAGCTTTGTGCCCGAATTTGCCCAACTTCTCCGTGCGAAGCTCCACCTTCCCCTTACCCCGGTGAATCCCCACGGCGGAGTGGTTCATGATCTTGAAGAAGCCCTTGGACTTGACCTCGTTCAGTTCTCAATTGGTATCGCCAACTCATATTATGCTTCGGATGATGACCGGTATACCTGCGAATGGGGAATTCGCTGGAAACAGGTGCCTTATGAAACCCGCTTCGGGACTGGCCGTTACACGGAAATCGAACAGCATCCGTTGGCCGACGACGCGGTGATCGATGATTACCGGCCCCCCGACCCTTTCCGGGAAGAACTGTATCGCCCGCTTGCCGGCTTAATCCGGGACTACGGTCGTGATTGGTATGTGCTGGGGGTGACGGTGTGTACGATATTCGAGGGAGCCTGGTATCTCAGGGGTCTTGACCGGTTGCTGATGGACCTGGTGTTGAATGAGGAAAAGGCCCACCAGATCCTGGATATTCCCTTTCATTACCACCGGGAAGCGGCCAAACAAATGGTGCAGATGGGGGTGGACGGTATCTGGCTGGGCGATGACGTTGGGACCCAGCGGGGAATGCTCATCTCACCGGAACTTTGGCGGCGCTATCTCAAGCCCCGGATGGCCGCGCTGTGTCACGAATTAAAGACACTCAAGCCTGATCTCCAGATTGCCTATCACAGCGACGGTAATATTCTGCCCATCATTGACGAACTGATCGAAGTGGGAATCGATGTCCTGAATCCGATCCAGCCCTTGGCCATGGATCCGGAGGACTTGAAAAAGCGCTACGGGAAGCGGCTGTCGTTCTGGGGAACTATCGACGAGCAACACACGCTCCCCTTTGGGAATCAAGACGACGTGAAACGGGAAACACTAAAAAGGCTGCGGACAATGGCTCCGGGTGGAGGATTTCTCATCTCACCGACTCATCACGTGCAGTTGGACACTCCGGTGGAAAACTTTTTGACGTTTCTGAAAACGGTCAGAGAATATGGAATATACGATAAATTGGGACGGGTGTGA
- the rlmD gene encoding 23S rRNA (uracil(1939)-C(5))-methyltransferase RlmD, which yields MTGEKRSSGQPVGVLEGDVIGFVLPEAYGVIHWDSRIVFVDGVLPGETARVEVIKKKKNVFLGKVLELLRTSPHRIDPPCMHYRSGCGGCSMQEIAYSEQIRIKERYAWETMHRIGQVDWGAIAYDGFTPSPLSIEYRNKMEFSFGSSGKDLRLGLRPRGRWWEVVDLTTCLLMKPDLVGRILHVFREYGRRHSISGYDPVRKEGILRNVLVRYSAKKNAVLIGLFTTPFELPERRELVARVQSEIPEMIGLVHITSQSPADALVYDRTEVLWGEDWFTENIGHIDYRVSLANFFQVNAAANHLVYERAKSMANPTDGDWLFDLYCGGGGLGLYLADAVSRVVGVEENPNAIEDARNNALANNLANVSLITGKVEQELVDYPVKEIPIVTVDPPRCGLNRKVIRRLCRLVPEKIIYVSCNISSLARDTTLFREHGYHLRQIGFVDLFPQTVHFEAIGLFTR from the coding sequence ATGACTGGAGAAAAGCGATCATCCGGTCAGCCGGTGGGTGTCTTGGAAGGTGACGTGATCGGTTTTGTTTTACCGGAAGCCTATGGAGTGATACACTGGGATAGCCGTATCGTCTTTGTCGATGGAGTACTCCCTGGAGAGACCGCTCGGGTTGAGGTCATCAAAAAGAAAAAAAACGTTTTCCTGGGAAAGGTCCTGGAGTTGCTCCGAACATCCCCCCACCGGATTGATCCTCCCTGTATGCACTATCGAAGCGGTTGCGGCGGATGCAGCATGCAGGAAATCGCCTATTCTGAGCAGATTCGGATAAAAGAACGTTATGCCTGGGAAACCATGCACCGGATAGGGCAAGTCGATTGGGGCGCCATTGCTTATGATGGATTTACCCCTTCCCCGCTATCCATTGAATACCGAAATAAAATGGAGTTCAGTTTTGGCTCCTCCGGGAAGGACCTGAGACTGGGGTTGCGTCCCCGTGGCCGTTGGTGGGAGGTGGTTGACTTGACAACCTGCCTGTTGATGAAGCCGGACCTGGTCGGTAGGATCCTGCACGTCTTCCGGGAATACGGGAGACGCCATTCCATTTCCGGGTATGATCCGGTTCGCAAAGAAGGAATCCTGCGTAACGTTCTCGTCCGCTACTCGGCAAAGAAGAACGCAGTGCTGATCGGGTTGTTTACTACTCCCTTCGAACTCCCCGAACGCCGGGAGCTTGTCGCGCGGGTGCAGTCGGAAATTCCGGAGATGATAGGACTGGTTCACATCACCAGTCAATCGCCGGCCGACGCCCTGGTTTATGACCGAACTGAAGTTCTCTGGGGCGAGGACTGGTTTACGGAGAATATCGGGCATATCGATTACCGAGTTTCCCTGGCGAACTTTTTCCAAGTGAATGCGGCGGCCAACCACCTGGTCTATGAACGGGCAAAAAGCATGGCCAATCCCACCGACGGCGACTGGTTGTTCGATCTCTATTGTGGAGGAGGCGGATTGGGCTTGTATCTGGCTGATGCGGTATCCCGGGTAGTGGGTGTCGAAGAGAACCCGAACGCTATCGAGGATGCCCGCAATAATGCTTTGGCCAATAATCTCGCCAATGTCTCCCTCATCACCGGGAAAGTGGAACAGGAACTGGTCGATTACCCGGTGAAAGAAATCCCGATTGTGACTGTCGACCCACCCCGCTGTGGGTTGAACCGGAAAGTGATCAGAAGACTCTGCCGGCTGGTTCCGGAAAAAATAATTTATGTTTCCTGTAACATATCCTCGCTGGCCCGGGATACGACTCTTTTCCGGGAACATGGGTATCATCTCCGCCAGATCGGATTCGTAGACCTCTTTCCGCAAACTGTGCATTTTGAGGCGATCGGCCTCTTCACCAGGTAA